The Thermococcus eurythermalis genomic sequence AAACGCCGGTACTGATCAGGGTCGAGCGCGGCTGGGCCGGCTTCTCCTCGAAGGCAACAACCCTGTCACCTTCAAGGACAACAACACCGTATCTCTTGGCCAGCTCAAGGTCACCAACGTCGTAAACTGCTATGAGGGTCTCACCCGAATAGCGCGCGAGGAAGTCCTCAAGCGAGAACGAGAAGAGGTTGTCGCCCGCTATTACAAGATAATCGTCCAGGCCGAGCTCCTCAACGGCCTTCTTCATAGCCCCAATCGTCCCGAGCTTCTCCTCCTCGTGGAGAGTGTCCTCAACGATGAGCCCAACGCCGTATTTTTCAGCGATCGGCCTGAAGTGAGACTCGAAGAAGCGGTTCGTGGAGATGTAAACGGGCAGGTCGAGCTTAAGGGCCTTTTCAAGGATATAATCAATTATCCTCTTCTCTCCAACAGGAAGCAGCGCCTTTGGATTGTCCTTGGTTATGGGCCAAAGGCGAGTTGCGTAGCCGCCCGCCATAATCAGGACTTTCATGGTTCTTCCCTCCCCGATATCTCAACATAACAAAGCTATAAACTTTTCATCGTATTCCAAGGGCCTCCCGCCGGTACATCCTTAGATAGTAGGAATAATCGTGGTACTCCCTCATGGTCATCTCCTCAAAATCACACCTGGCCCTCTCGTCCCTGCTGAAGAGGAGCAGGCCCCCGATGGCCCGGAACCTGAAGGTCACCGGTGCGTTGTTGAGAAGCCTGACATCGACGGGAAGCCCCATCAGCCTTGAGAGCTCCTCTTCAAGCTCTTCCTCGTAGAATGGAGGGGCATTGCCCTTTACATAAACGGCAATATCAACGTCCCTGAAGGGCCTATCTTCAGTAAATGAGCCGTGCAGGTAAGCAAAAACTACCTCCTTCATTTTCAGGAGGTGCTCTCTGAGTAACTCAATGATTTTTTCCTTCTCTTCCTTGCTCAGCGTGTAAACCTGCATGGTAAAAGATTGGGGATTGAATACAAAAAACTTTCCTAAAGCTTAATAACAGCCCCTCGAACTTTTGGTGGTGATAAAAATGAAGGCCCTTGTGACCGGGGGAGCCGGGTTCATAGGCTCCCATCTGGTGGACAGGCTGATGGAGCAGGGGCACGAGGTACGGGTTCTCGACGACCTGAGCGCTGGAACCTTGGAAAACATAAAGCGGTGGCTCGACCACGAGCGCTTTGAGTTCATAAAAGGTGACATGAGAGATGCTGAATTCGTTAAGAAAGCAGTGGAGGGCGTTGACGTCGTCTTCCACCTCGCTGCAAACCCAGAGGTTAGAATAAGCTCCCAGAGCCCGGAACTCCTCTACGAGACTAACGTGCTCATAACCTACAACCTGCTCAACGCCATGAGGGACTCAAACGTAGAATACATCGTCTTCACGAGCTCTTCTACCGTCTACGGCGATGCCGAGGTCATACCAACACCTGAAGACTACGGCCCGCTCGAACCGATAAGCGTCTACGGCGGGGCCAAGCTCGCCGCTGAAGCGTTAATTTCCGGCTACGCCCACACCTTCGACTTTAAAGCCCTAATCTTTCGCCTGGCGAACATCATAGGCGAGCGCTCGAACCACGGCGTCATCTACGACTTCATAAACAAGCTGAGGAAGAACC encodes the following:
- a CDS encoding sugar phosphate nucleotidyltransferase, giving the protein MKVLIMAGGYATRLWPITKDNPKALLPVGEKRIIDYILEKALKLDLPVYISTNRFFESHFRPIAEKYGVGLIVEDTLHEEEKLGTIGAMKKAVEELGLDDYLVIAGDNLFSFSLEDFLARYSGETLIAVYDVGDLELAKRYGVVVLEGDRVVAFEEKPAQPRSTLISTGVYVFPERVMGLLDEYLSNGNRDSPGYFVQWLLSRGEPIKAYRFSEYWYDIGSADSYLEALKTLLKESHIEEIQISPYSKIIPPVVIKRGAKILGRSIIGPFAYIGEDCVIENSDVSDSIIFRKTIIRSSTIWRSIIDEKCEIRNLELRKSLVGGHAKIQRGD
- the mntA gene encoding type VII toxin-antitoxin system MntA family adenylyltransferase antitoxin, which codes for MQVYTLSKEEKEKIIELLREHLLKMKEVVFAYLHGSFTEDRPFRDVDIAVYVKGNAPPFYEEELEEELSRLMGLPVDVRLLNNAPVTFRFRAIGGLLLFSRDERARCDFEEMTMREYHDYSYYLRMYRREALGIR
- a CDS encoding NAD-dependent epimerase/dehydratase family protein codes for the protein MKALVTGGAGFIGSHLVDRLMEQGHEVRVLDDLSAGTLENIKRWLDHERFEFIKGDMRDAEFVKKAVEGVDVVFHLAANPEVRISSQSPELLYETNVLITYNLLNAMRDSNVEYIVFTSSSTVYGDAEVIPTPEDYGPLEPISVYGGAKLAAEALISGYAHTFDFKALIFRLANIIGERSNHGVIYDFINKLRKNPKELEILGDGTQRKSYLHVSDTVEGMLHIFEHFKRSEKTVDFYNLGNDDWITVKEIAEIVSEEMRLRPRFVFTGGVDGGRGWKGDVKFMRLSIEKAKATGWRPKLNSYEAVRRTVRELL